A single genomic interval of Juglans regia cultivar Chandler chromosome 1, Walnut 2.0, whole genome shotgun sequence harbors:
- the LOC118343667 gene encoding uncharacterized protein LOC118343667: MRQQGQYTHSGVNTYASSQMHQMSTQRMEQKLGPFEGRLEAFTPEREHPYGTSNAEGRWKWERDGSKVSNSVASYMSNEGQGSDAPRSYFHGQRPDPKLALEKQSNSDTRSQTHEENMDLGFEDNALLQTFEGLEQKFHDDIMKLAKEQNEIEDAENARHRERINTINAQYEEQLVALRARHASRREEFLQRESQARHHQYQKAMMDQYPNSSMGSSDPHGYIGIASSGAVGEARRGYNSDHFDSYGERARFLGGARDEGLESRGPYPGGRVYDTGSRYY; this comes from the exons ATGAGACAGCAGGGGCAGTATACCCATTCGGGTGTCAATACATATGCCAGCAGCCAGATGCATCAAATGTCTACTCAGAGGATGGAGCAGAAGCTCGGTCCTTTTGAAGGACGACTGGAGGCCTTCACTCCTGAGAGGGAACATCCATATGGGACCTCAAATGCAGAGGGACGATGGAAATGGGAAAGGGATGGATCAAAAGTCTCAAATTCAGTGGCATCTTATATGTCCAATGAAG GCCAAGGGAGTGATGCTCCaagatcctattttcatggtcAGAGGCCTGATCCAAAACTAGCTTTAGAAAAACAAAGCAACAGTGACACCAGATCCCAAACTCATGAAGAAAATATGGACCTTGGTTTTGAGGACAATGCTCTGTTGCAGACTTTTGAAGGTCTTGAGCAAAAATTCCATGATGATATTATGAAACTAGCCAAGGAGCAGAATGAAATTGAGGATGCTGAAAATGCTCGGCATAGAGAG AGAATAAACACAATAAACGCTCAGTATGAGGAACAACTAGTAGCACTTCGAGCTCGGCATGCCAGTCGTAGAGAAGAATTCCTACAGAGGGAATCTCAAGCACGGCATCATCAGTACCAGAAAGCCATGATGGATCAGTACCCTAACAGTAGCATGGGCTCTAGCGATCCTCATGGTTACATTGGAATTGCAAGCTCAGGTGCTGTGGGAGAAGCACGTAGAGGCTATAATAGTGATCATTTTGATTCATACGGAGAACGGGCTCGATTTCTTGGGGGTGCCAGAGATGAGGGACTCGAGTCAAGAGGTCCATATCCTGGTGGTCGTGTTTATGATACTGGATCCCGCTACTACTAA